The following coding sequences lie in one Xylocopa sonorina isolate GNS202 chromosome 7, iyXylSono1_principal, whole genome shotgun sequence genomic window:
- the Nt1 gene encoding neurotrophin 1 isoform X1, producing MTGRGLLFVTVAVVLLSSINAAAEEEFKGDVDLNDRKEDNGTTVASIQIDDETPKNRTDKPWDSQMEKIRALLSSGARRNGSRELALPKSADIAKVIADDATGDEETPEELPEPQELRNTRPNLRKRPVYRPPSRRPFPPNRRNVYADLSRTPLIRPPRRPTEIKRDPTEKECTFFTKTVCLEATDYPHEAITRSLRSNKEMVAALLTDYKSQDFDESAESLPIALPLENKYENRYESNEIRRRSDTSSSFDNIEEGFTCPSVIKYARPQLARAASGIWKYIINTGEHTQTLRLEKCSNPQLSCSFISENYRSSCVQVYNYHRLLTWDNKLGLHMDIFKVPSCCSCHVHGYSDIFPPHQNDPPPRVKESFPGSDFVTNDQKDEYEDSPKLNYFNKLGNTFDANYGSNNKKPIIEIAPSRPTFTLPVRTRPKKPSIASARPFDKLPQQHAPNTRAPGYTGPLMKGSRPTRNNRPLYRRESLSYIEEQPETANSTILNRYSQPYDLDMDATSRLQNGGFDDEYQEPQRRINYNYHPIIDFFRPEAMSLHTSDTSSDQNDSWKPMIAS from the exons GCAGTCGTGCTACTGTCCTCGATTAACGCCGCCGCGGAGGAGGAATTCAAAGGCGACGTGGATCTTAACGACCGTAAAGAAGACAACGGGACCACGGTTGCATCCATTCAGATCGACGACGAGACGCCTAAGAATAGAACGGACAAACCGTGGGATAGC CAGATGGAGAAGATTCGTGCTCTCTTGAGCAGCGGAGCTCGACGGAATGGTAGCAGGGAGCTGGCGCTACCGAAAAGCGCGGACATCGCGAAGGTTATAGCCGATGACGCCACTGGTGACGAGGAAACGCCGGAAGAATTGCCAGAG CCGCAAGAACTGAGGAACACGAGACCCAATCTACGAAAACGACCCGTCTATCGACCACCCTCGAGAAGACCGTTTCCTCCAAATCGAAGAAACGTTTACGCAG ATCTGTCCAGAACGCCTCTAATAAGACCGCCAAGGCGTCCCACGGAAATAAAACGAGATCCAACGGAGAAGGAATGCACTTTCTTCACGAAGACAGTTTGCCTGGAAGCGACCGATTATCCGCA CGAGGCAATAACCAGGAGCTTGAGGAGCAACAAGGAGATGGTGGCCGCTTTGCTGACTGACTATAAGTCGCAGGATTTCGACGAGTCCGCGGAAAGTCTTCCGATTGCGTTGCCTTTGGAAAATAAGTACGAGAATCGATACGAGAGCAACGAGATCAGAAG GAGATCGGACACCAGTTCATCATTTGACAACATCGAAGAGGGATTCACGTGTCCATCGGTGATAAAATACGCGCGTCCGCAATTAGCCAGAGCCGCTTCAGGAATTTGGAAATACATAATAAACACCGGCGAACACACGCAAACTTTACGGCTGGAGAAATGCTC GAACCCACAGCTAAGCTGCTCTTTCATCTCTGAAAATTATCGATCCTCCTGCGTGCAAGTGTACAACTATCACAGACTCCTCACGTGGGACAACAAATTGGGCCTGCACATGGACATCTTCAAAGTGCCATCGTGCTGCAGCTGTCACGTGCACGGTTACTCGGACATTTTCCCGCCGCATCAGAACGATCCACCACCCAGGGTCAAGGAATCGTTCCCCGGTTCTGATTTCGTCACGAACGACCAGAAAGACGAGTACGAGGATTCACCAAAATTGAATTACTTCAACAAGTTGGGGAATACTTTCGACGCTAATTACG GCTCGAACAACAAGAAACCAATAATTGAGATCGCACCCAGTCGACCAACTTTTACCCTTCCCGTGAGAACGAGGCCAAAGAAGCCTTCGATTGCAAGCGCAAGGCCATTCGATAAGTTACCCCAGCAACACGCGCCAAACACGAGAGCACCAGGTTACACTGGGCCATTGATGAAGGGTTCCAGACCAACCAGAAACAACAGGCCACTCTATAGGAGAGAATCTTTGTCCTACATCGAGGAACAACCTGAAACAGCGAACAGTACGATACTAAATAG ATACAGCCAACCGTACGATTTGGACATGGATGCCACGTCCAGGCTACAAAATGGCGGTTTCGACGACGAGTACCAAGAGCCTCAGAGGCGGATCAATTATAATTACCACCCGATTATCGACTTTTTCAGACCGGAGGCGATGTCGCTGCACACGTCTGATACTTCCTCGGATCAGAACGATTCGTGGAAACCGATGATAGCGTCTTGA
- the Nt1 gene encoding neurotrophin 1 isoform X2 translates to MTGRGLLFVTVAVVLLSSINAAAEEEFKGDVDLNDRKEDNGTTVASIQIDDETPKNRTDKPWDSMEKIRALLSSGARRNGSRELALPKSADIAKVIADDATGDEETPEELPEPQELRNTRPNLRKRPVYRPPSRRPFPPNRRNVYADLSRTPLIRPPRRPTEIKRDPTEKECTFFTKTVCLEATDYPHEAITRSLRSNKEMVAALLTDYKSQDFDESAESLPIALPLENKYENRYESNEIRRRSDTSSSFDNIEEGFTCPSVIKYARPQLARAASGIWKYIINTGEHTQTLRLEKCSNPQLSCSFISENYRSSCVQVYNYHRLLTWDNKLGLHMDIFKVPSCCSCHVHGYSDIFPPHQNDPPPRVKESFPGSDFVTNDQKDEYEDSPKLNYFNKLGNTFDANYGSNNKKPIIEIAPSRPTFTLPVRTRPKKPSIASARPFDKLPQQHAPNTRAPGYTGPLMKGSRPTRNNRPLYRRESLSYIEEQPETANSTILNRYSQPYDLDMDATSRLQNGGFDDEYQEPQRRINYNYHPIIDFFRPEAMSLHTSDTSSDQNDSWKPMIAS, encoded by the exons GCAGTCGTGCTACTGTCCTCGATTAACGCCGCCGCGGAGGAGGAATTCAAAGGCGACGTGGATCTTAACGACCGTAAAGAAGACAACGGGACCACGGTTGCATCCATTCAGATCGACGACGAGACGCCTAAGAATAGAACGGACAAACCGTGGGATAGC ATGGAGAAGATTCGTGCTCTCTTGAGCAGCGGAGCTCGACGGAATGGTAGCAGGGAGCTGGCGCTACCGAAAAGCGCGGACATCGCGAAGGTTATAGCCGATGACGCCACTGGTGACGAGGAAACGCCGGAAGAATTGCCAGAG CCGCAAGAACTGAGGAACACGAGACCCAATCTACGAAAACGACCCGTCTATCGACCACCCTCGAGAAGACCGTTTCCTCCAAATCGAAGAAACGTTTACGCAG ATCTGTCCAGAACGCCTCTAATAAGACCGCCAAGGCGTCCCACGGAAATAAAACGAGATCCAACGGAGAAGGAATGCACTTTCTTCACGAAGACAGTTTGCCTGGAAGCGACCGATTATCCGCA CGAGGCAATAACCAGGAGCTTGAGGAGCAACAAGGAGATGGTGGCCGCTTTGCTGACTGACTATAAGTCGCAGGATTTCGACGAGTCCGCGGAAAGTCTTCCGATTGCGTTGCCTTTGGAAAATAAGTACGAGAATCGATACGAGAGCAACGAGATCAGAAG GAGATCGGACACCAGTTCATCATTTGACAACATCGAAGAGGGATTCACGTGTCCATCGGTGATAAAATACGCGCGTCCGCAATTAGCCAGAGCCGCTTCAGGAATTTGGAAATACATAATAAACACCGGCGAACACACGCAAACTTTACGGCTGGAGAAATGCTC GAACCCACAGCTAAGCTGCTCTTTCATCTCTGAAAATTATCGATCCTCCTGCGTGCAAGTGTACAACTATCACAGACTCCTCACGTGGGACAACAAATTGGGCCTGCACATGGACATCTTCAAAGTGCCATCGTGCTGCAGCTGTCACGTGCACGGTTACTCGGACATTTTCCCGCCGCATCAGAACGATCCACCACCCAGGGTCAAGGAATCGTTCCCCGGTTCTGATTTCGTCACGAACGACCAGAAAGACGAGTACGAGGATTCACCAAAATTGAATTACTTCAACAAGTTGGGGAATACTTTCGACGCTAATTACG GCTCGAACAACAAGAAACCAATAATTGAGATCGCACCCAGTCGACCAACTTTTACCCTTCCCGTGAGAACGAGGCCAAAGAAGCCTTCGATTGCAAGCGCAAGGCCATTCGATAAGTTACCCCAGCAACACGCGCCAAACACGAGAGCACCAGGTTACACTGGGCCATTGATGAAGGGTTCCAGACCAACCAGAAACAACAGGCCACTCTATAGGAGAGAATCTTTGTCCTACATCGAGGAACAACCTGAAACAGCGAACAGTACGATACTAAATAG ATACAGCCAACCGTACGATTTGGACATGGATGCCACGTCCAGGCTACAAAATGGCGGTTTCGACGACGAGTACCAAGAGCCTCAGAGGCGGATCAATTATAATTACCACCCGATTATCGACTTTTTCAGACCGGAGGCGATGTCGCTGCACACGTCTGATACTTCCTCGGATCAGAACGATTCGTGGAAACCGATGATAGCGTCTTGA